In a genomic window of Chroicocephalus ridibundus chromosome 14, bChrRid1.1, whole genome shotgun sequence:
- the CACNG1 gene encoding voltage-dependent calcium channel gamma-1 subunit: MDENKPLKVRLTFSVILVGVSLLFAAVVTDHWAVLSPKVEEYNATCEAAHFGLWRLCTKRIFMQEQGPKEKGCGPITLPGEHNCSYFKHFTPGQSSEIFEVTTQKEYSISAAAIAIFSVGFAIIGTICVLLSFRKKRDYLLKPASMFYTFAGLCIIISVEVMRQSVKRMIDSKETVWMEYSYSWSFACACSSFVLLFICGIALLLIALPRFPQNPWETCMDAEPEH, encoded by the exons ATGGACGAGAACAAACCCCTGAAGGTCCGGCTGACGTTCTCCGTGATCCTGGTTGGCGTCTCCCTCCTGTTTGCTGCCGTAGTGACTGACCACTGGGCCGTGCTGAGCCCCAAAGTGGAGGAATATAACGCCACCTGCGAAGCGGCTCATTTCGGGCTATGGCGACTCTGTACAAAGCGGATTTTTATGCAGGAGCAAGGCCCCAAAGAGAAGGGCTGTGGGCCGATTACCCTGCCAGGAG aACACAACTGCTCCTACTTCAAGCACTTCACACCAGGGCAGAGCTCGGAGATATTTGAAGTAACCACCCAGAAAG AGTACAGCATTTCAGCTGCAGCCATTGCCATCTTCAGCGTTGGCTTTGCAATCATCGGAACAATCTGCGTCCTCTTATCCTTCAGGAAGAAGAGGGATTATCTGCTGAAGCCAGCATCCATGTTCTACACCTTCGCAG GTCTCTGCATCATCATCTCTGTTGAAGTCATGAGACAATCGGTGAAAAGGATGATCGACAGCAAGGAGACGGTCTGGATGGAGTACAGCTACTCCTGGTCCTTCGCCTGTGCCTGCTCCTCCTTCGTCCTGCTCTTCATCTGCGGCATCGCCCTCCTCCTGATTGCGCTGCCTCGCTTCCCCCAGAACCCCTGGGAGACCTGCATGGATGCAGAACCGGAGCACTGA